Proteins encoded within one genomic window of Bacillus thuringiensis:
- a CDS encoding GNAT family N-acetyltransferase has protein sequence MIQKLITTSHNTATSILNIQIPAYGIEEKYINSTAIPRLYDTVPDIQSCDEIFYGYFYEDTLAGFISFKVDEDEVDIHRLVVSPDHFHKGIATKLLLYVFDMFPPSKTYIVQTGKENTPALSFYKKHGFLEVKDIILPDGVVLTSLKKSENNK, from the coding sequence ATGATTCAAAAATTAATAACAACGTCTCACAACACAGCTACTTCTATTTTAAATATTCAAATACCCGCTTATGGAATTGAGGAAAAATATATAAATAGTACAGCTATCCCTCGCCTTTACGATACTGTACCCGATATTCAATCATGTGATGAAATTTTCTATGGCTATTTTTATGAAGATACACTTGCTGGGTTTATTTCTTTTAAAGTAGATGAAGACGAAGTTGATATTCATCGTTTAGTAGTATCCCCTGATCATTTTCATAAGGGAATTGCTACAAAATTACTACTTTATGTATTTGACATGTTCCCCCCTTCCAAAACATATATTGTACAAACTGGAAAAGAAAATACGCCTGCTCTGTCTTTCTATAAAAAACATGGCTTTCTTGAAGTAAAGGATATCATATTACCCGATGGAGTGGTTTTAACCTCACTTAAAAAATCAGAAAACAATAAATAG
- a CDS encoding AI-2E family transporter — protein sequence MEKINIRKRDKLKKFFREHNYLAVLLGFALLFINILLLTKISFVFTPFIVFLKTIFFPVLLAGVLFYILHPFVSLLEKKGVSRIVSIASIYLIVIGLFVFLVLTVIPIIKDQIDALIDNLPYFGHEIERAARRFGESNLLGKIQENLNIDVASMVKDYTVDFTKSLSSVTGNVTGFLSTLTEVVLTFVMVPFILFYLLKDGEQLPNHFLKFISEQRRPAAMRILDDMHYAISSYIRGQIIVSLFIGIMLLIGYLIIGIKYAVLLAILAMIVNIVPYVGPIIAITPALIIAFIDSPSMVLKVIIVMMIVQLAEGKFISPQVMGKKLDIHPITIIFIILTAGNLFGIMGIILAIPGYAILKVLVTHGYRFVKLNT from the coding sequence TTGGAGAAAATAAATATAAGAAAAAGGGATAAGTTGAAAAAGTTTTTTAGAGAACACAATTATTTAGCAGTGTTACTTGGGTTTGCACTATTGTTCATTAATATTTTATTACTAACAAAAATATCATTTGTTTTTACACCGTTTATCGTCTTTTTAAAGACAATTTTCTTCCCGGTCTTATTAGCAGGCGTACTATTTTATATTTTGCATCCATTCGTTTCGCTTTTAGAAAAGAAGGGTGTTTCAAGAATTGTATCGATAGCCTCGATATACTTAATAGTAATTGGATTATTTGTGTTTTTAGTTTTAACGGTTATTCCTATTATTAAAGATCAAATCGATGCATTAATAGATAACTTACCGTATTTCGGTCATGAAATTGAACGTGCGGCACGTAGATTTGGAGAAAGTAATTTACTAGGGAAAATTCAGGAGAATTTAAATATTGATGTAGCGAGTATGGTAAAAGATTACACTGTTGATTTTACGAAGTCGTTATCATCAGTAACAGGAAATGTAACTGGATTTTTAAGTACCCTTACAGAGGTCGTTTTAACGTTTGTAATGGTTCCGTTTATATTGTTCTATCTTTTAAAAGATGGTGAGCAATTGCCGAATCATTTCTTAAAGTTCATTTCAGAACAAAGACGACCAGCAGCGATGAGAATACTAGATGATATGCATTATGCAATTAGCTCGTATATTAGAGGGCAAATTATCGTTAGCTTGTTTATCGGTATTATGCTATTAATTGGTTACCTTATTATCGGTATTAAATATGCGGTATTACTTGCTATTTTAGCGATGATTGTAAATATCGTTCCGTACGTAGGCCCAATCATTGCAATTACACCAGCGTTAATCATCGCATTTATTGACTCGCCATCAATGGTGTTAAAAGTAATTATCGTAATGATGATTGTACAATTAGCAGAAGGTAAATTTATTTCTCCGCAAGTCATGGGGAAAAAGCTAGATATTCACCCGATTACTATCATTTTTATTATTTTAACTGCCGGAAATTTATTTGGAATTATGGGGATTATTTTAGCAATTCCAGGGTATGCGATATTAAAAGTGTTAGTTACGCACGGTTATCGATTTGTTAAGTTGAATACGTAA
- a CDS encoding GlsB/YeaQ/YmgE family stress response membrane protein: MGWIITFLVGAIIGAIASSITGKNFPGGMFGNIIAGLLGASLGGRLFGSFGPSFGGIHVVPALLGAIVLIFIVSFVVKAAKK; the protein is encoded by the coding sequence ATGGGATGGATTATCACATTTTTAGTTGGTGCTATTATAGGTGCAATTGCAAGTTCTATAACGGGTAAAAATTTCCCAGGTGGTATGTTCGGCAATATAATCGCCGGTTTATTAGGTGCTTCGTTGGGTGGTAGATTATTTGGATCTTTTGGGCCATCATTTGGTGGGATTCATGTCGTGCCAGCATTATTAGGAGCAATCGTGTTAATTTTTATTGTATCATTTGTAGTGAAAGCTGCAAAGAAATAG
- a CDS encoding BC_3345 family exosporium-associated protein, with protein sequence MLVKDQDKCSKFQAPIPFPASGITGPTGPTGPTGSLGGPTGPQGIQGVQGPIGPTGPTGIQGVQGVQGEIGPTGPTGLTGPRGAQGSQGPMGEQGPQGIQGVQGIQGERGPTGPTGIQGIQGIPGPMGETGLTGIQGIQGIQGEIGPTGPTGIQGIQGVQGEIGPTGPTGNTGIQGVQGNLGNSGLQGVTGIQGIQGPIGPTGPTGSQGIQGEQGPMGPTGATGVQGLQGPQGEMGQTGPTGSQGIQGVQGVIGPTGPTGLQGDPGPTGSTGQAGVTGPTGSATGPTGATGPTGPPGGPTGPTGPAGSPGGPTGPTGATGVTGATGATGATGIQGVQGVQGPTGATGLTGLQGVQGPMGATGPTGDQGIQGPQGVMGVTGPTGLQGLQGIQGPVGTTGPTGPQGVQGAQGPIGPTGPQGIQGIQGEQGVRGATGPTGLQGLQGIQGIQGPIGPQGIQGVQGPSGITGPTGPQGIQGIQGPQGNIGPTGATGIQGVQGPEGPTGPTGATGPQGIQGIQGLQGPTGPQGIQGIQGIQGPIGPTGPTGPQGIQGITGATGPTGATGATGATGVTGPQGPQGIQGPQGVTGQAGATGPTGATGPQGVQGIQGPQGVTGQAGATGPTGVTGPQGIQGIQGAQGVTGATGATGATGATGATGPTGIQGIQGIAGATGGTGVTGPTGATGPTGLTGATGSSAISTGGGYFFSTSTSTIAANANIPINSGSTVYGTGVSLTSATTVTVTTPGIYLVSYYFQGDANGGNETVSVRLLLNGTQLAGSFIQNVTTSTVVIEPAISNTLLVNVTSANSTLILQNGPLGVGHVTTIAGAITASLNVVRIL encoded by the coding sequence ATGCTTGTGAAGGATCAAGATAAGTGTAGTAAGTTTCAAGCACCTATTCCTTTTCCAGCGTCAGGTATTACGGGACCAACAGGTCCAACAGGTCCGACAGGTTCTTTAGGTGGACCAACTGGACCACAAGGAATACAAGGCGTACAAGGGCCAATTGGTCCAACGGGTCCGACAGGAATACAAGGAGTGCAAGGGGTGCAAGGAGAGATTGGACCAACAGGTCCCACTGGCTTAACAGGACCACGGGGTGCTCAAGGGAGTCAAGGGCCGATGGGGGAACAAGGTCCACAAGGGATTCAAGGTGTTCAAGGTATTCAAGGCGAACGAGGTCCGACTGGCCCAACTGGAATTCAAGGGATACAAGGTATACCTGGGCCAATGGGAGAAACAGGTCTAACAGGAATACAAGGAATACAAGGTATACAAGGAGAAATTGGTCCAACCGGTCCAACAGGAATACAAGGTATACAAGGAGTACAAGGTGAAATAGGTCCGACTGGCCCAACAGGAAATACGGGTATACAAGGTGTTCAAGGGAATTTAGGGAATAGTGGTTTACAAGGTGTAACAGGTATACAAGGTATTCAGGGACCAATTGGCCCGACTGGTCCAACAGGATCTCAAGGAATTCAAGGAGAACAAGGGCCGATGGGACCAACAGGGGCAACTGGTGTTCAAGGTTTACAAGGCCCACAAGGTGAGATGGGGCAGACGGGTCCAACCGGTTCTCAGGGGATACAAGGAGTGCAAGGTGTAATAGGACCAACCGGCCCAACAGGCTTGCAAGGGGATCCAGGTCCAACAGGCTCGACCGGTCAGGCAGGAGTAACAGGTCCAACAGGATCTGCAACCGGTCCAACGGGGGCAACCGGCCCAACAGGCCCGCCAGGAGGTCCGACCGGTCCAACAGGTCCAGCAGGATCACCAGGAGGTCCAACCGGTCCGACGGGAGCAACTGGTGTAACGGGAGCGACTGGAGCAACGGGAGCGACTGGAATTCAAGGAGTGCAAGGAGTACAGGGACCAACTGGAGCAACTGGTTTAACAGGTTTGCAAGGAGTGCAGGGACCAATGGGGGCAACCGGTCCGACGGGTGATCAAGGTATTCAAGGACCCCAAGGTGTAATGGGAGTAACAGGTCCAACCGGTCTACAAGGTTTACAAGGGATACAGGGACCAGTAGGAACAACCGGTCCAACTGGCCCGCAAGGCGTGCAAGGGGCGCAGGGTCCAATCGGTCCAACCGGTCCACAAGGAATTCAAGGCATACAAGGTGAACAAGGTGTAAGAGGAGCAACGGGTCCAACAGGTTTACAGGGGCTACAAGGGATTCAAGGCATACAGGGACCAATTGGGCCCCAAGGAATCCAAGGAGTACAAGGACCGAGCGGCATAACAGGCCCAACCGGTCCACAAGGAATTCAAGGAATACAGGGACCTCAAGGAAATATAGGACCAACCGGAGCGACTGGAATCCAAGGAGTGCAAGGTCCAGAGGGTCCAACAGGTCCAACAGGGGCAACAGGACCACAAGGAATTCAAGGGATACAAGGTCTACAAGGCCCAACCGGTCCACAGGGCATTCAAGGAATCCAAGGAATCCAAGGGCCTATTGGTCCAACCGGCCCAACTGGACCGCAAGGAATTCAAGGGATAACCGGAGCGACGGGCCCAACTGGTGCAACTGGAGCAACCGGAGCGACGGGAGTAACGGGCCCTCAAGGTCCACAAGGAATTCAAGGACCACAAGGCGTAACTGGGCAGGCGGGAGCAACAGGACCGACGGGAGCAACCGGTCCACAAGGCGTGCAAGGAATCCAAGGTCCACAAGGGGTAACGGGGCAGGCGGGAGCGACCGGCCCTACGGGAGTAACAGGCCCACAAGGAATCCAAGGAATCCAAGGCGCACAAGGTGTGACGGGAGCAACCGGAGCAACAGGAGCGACTGGAGCGACTGGTGCAACAGGACCGACTGGAATCCAAGGAATCCAAGGCATAGCTGGAGCGACAGGCGGAACGGGAGTAACAGGCCCAACAGGTGCAACGGGTCCAACAGGCTTAACTGGAGCAACAGGATCATCTGCTATATCGACAGGTGGCGGATATTTCTTTTCTACATCAACAAGCACAATAGCAGCAAATGCCAACATTCCAATTAATTCAGGATCCACTGTATATGGAACTGGTGTATCATTAACTAGTGCTACGACAGTCACAGTAACGACGCCAGGAATATATTTAGTAAGCTACTATTTTCAAGGGGATGCCAATGGTGGGAATGAGACAGTATCTGTTAGATTGCTATTAAATGGAACACAACTAGCAGGGAGCTTTATACAAAACGTAACGACATCAACTGTAGTAATTGAACCAGCCATTTCAAATACGCTTCTTGTGAATGTAACGAGTGCCAATTCAACATTAATATTACAAAATGGTCCGTTAGGGGTAGGGCATGTAACGACCATAGCGGGTGCGATTACAGCAAGTTTAAATGTAGTGAGAATTTTATAA
- a CDS encoding ABC transporter ATP-binding protein, with protein MSEIVLAVKGLSKTYESVDTNVRALQNVSLELNKGELLAVMGTSGSGKSTLLNILGALDKPDEGIIYVNGEVLENMFIEPYATEYRRDNIGFIFQSFHLLKDLSVEENIALPLILSADSEEEIREKTNKILDVLGLVNWRNHRPVQLSGGQQQRVAIGRALITSPPIILADEPTGNLDFNTSNDILRVLVDMKQKFNQSMILVTHDPHIATYADRVLFFHNGEVVDDYTCSHGVNDMNIILDKFRSLMEKSK; from the coding sequence ATGAGTGAAATTGTGTTAGCAGTTAAAGGTTTAAGTAAGACGTATGAGAGTGTAGATACAAATGTTAGAGCCTTACAAAATGTATCTTTGGAGTTAAATAAAGGAGAACTCCTTGCCGTAATGGGGACGAGTGGGTCTGGGAAGAGTACATTACTTAACATTCTTGGTGCTCTAGATAAGCCTGATGAGGGGATTATATATGTAAATGGTGAAGTACTTGAAAATATGTTTATTGAACCATATGCGACAGAGTATAGAAGGGATAACATAGGATTTATATTCCAGTCATTTCATTTATTAAAGGATTTATCTGTAGAAGAAAATATTGCGTTACCCCTCATATTATCAGCCGATTCAGAAGAGGAGATACGAGAAAAAACAAATAAAATATTAGATGTTCTTGGCTTAGTAAATTGGAGGAATCATCGACCAGTTCAGCTTTCTGGGGGACAACAACAACGTGTTGCAATTGGTAGGGCGTTAATAACATCTCCTCCCATTATTCTTGCAGATGAACCTACTGGAAATTTAGATTTCAATACGTCTAATGATATTTTACGAGTATTAGTCGATATGAAACAAAAATTTAATCAAAGTATGATTCTTGTTACTCATGATCCCCATATTGCTACGTATGCAGATCGGGTTCTCTTCTTTCATAATGGAGAAGTTGTTGATGATTATACATGTTCTCATGGAGTAAATGATATGAATATCATTTTAGATAAATTTAGAAGCTTAATGGAGAAATCAAAATGA
- a CDS encoding tryptophan--tRNA ligase produces MSEKIMLTGIKPTGYPHLGNYIGAIKPALQMSKKNEGKALYFIADYHALNAVHDPGQFSSYTKEVAATWLSLGLSEDVIFYRQTEVPEILELAWILACLTPKGLMNRAHAYKAKVEQNKEAGLEVDAGVNMGLYTYPILMAADILLFQATHVPVGKDQIQHIEIARDIATYFNHTFGTTFTLPEYVIQEEGAILPGLDGRKMSKSYGNVIPLFTEQEKLRKLIFKIKTDSSLPNEPKELETLFTIYKEFATEDEMQSLREKYETGIGWGDVKKELFRVVDRELAGPREKYAMYMNEPNLLYEALEKGAEKARAIAKVNLAEIKKRIGFERGR; encoded by the coding sequence ATGAGTGAGAAAATAATGTTAACTGGGATTAAGCCGACAGGTTATCCGCATTTAGGAAATTATATTGGCGCTATAAAACCTGCGTTGCAAATGTCAAAGAAGAATGAAGGAAAAGCATTGTACTTTATAGCTGATTATCATGCGTTAAATGCTGTGCATGATCCGGGTCAGTTCAGTAGTTATACGAAAGAGGTAGCAGCTACTTGGTTATCACTTGGACTTAGTGAAGATGTTATTTTTTATAGGCAAACGGAAGTGCCGGAGATTCTAGAATTAGCTTGGATATTAGCTTGCCTAACTCCGAAAGGGCTTATGAACCGTGCCCATGCGTATAAAGCGAAAGTAGAGCAAAATAAAGAGGCGGGTTTAGAGGTCGATGCCGGAGTGAATATGGGGTTATATACGTATCCGATTTTAATGGCGGCTGACATATTATTATTTCAAGCTACTCATGTGCCCGTTGGAAAAGATCAAATTCAGCATATCGAAATTGCGCGTGATATTGCGACGTATTTTAATCATACATTCGGCACGACATTTACACTTCCGGAGTATGTCATACAAGAAGAAGGAGCAATATTACCAGGACTTGATGGAAGAAAGATGAGTAAAAGCTACGGGAATGTGATTCCGTTATTTACGGAGCAAGAAAAACTAAGGAAATTAATATTTAAAATCAAAACGGATTCTTCACTTCCAAATGAACCGAAAGAACTAGAAACGTTATTTACGATTTATAAAGAATTTGCGACAGAGGATGAAATGCAGTCGTTACGTGAAAAATATGAGACTGGAATCGGATGGGGCGATGTGAAAAAAGAGTTATTTCGTGTTGTAGACCGTGAGTTAGCTGGACCTCGGGAGAAATATGCTATGTATATGAATGAGCCAAATTTATTATATGAAGCGTTAGAAAAGGGGGCTGAGAAGGCACGGGCTATTGCGAAGGTAAATTTAGCGGAAATTAAAAAACGGATTGGATTTGAGAGGGGACGCTGA
- a CDS encoding 1-deoxy-D-xylulose-5-phosphate reductoisomerase: MVKYISILGSTGSIGTSALDVVSAHPEYFKIVGLTANYNIELLEQQIKTFQPRIVSVATKELADTLRTRISTNVKITYGTDGLIAVATHPDSNLVLSSVVGVSGLLPTIEALKAKKDIAIANKETLVAAGHIVTELAKQNGCRLIPVDSEHSAIFQCLNGENNREIDKLIVTASGGAFRDKTREEMNTLQAKDALKHPNWLMGAKLTIDSATLMNKGFEVMEARWLFDIPYEKIDVMIHTESIIHSLVEFIDGSVIAQLGAPDMRMPIQYAFHYPTRLPSSYEKLNLLEIGSLHFEKPDLEKFPCLQYAYECGKIGGTTPAVLNAANEIANALFLKNEIAFFDIEKTIYKTVEAHHNVNDPSLDAILEADQWARQYAHQLLIKKS, encoded by the coding sequence ATGGTAAAATATATATCCATTTTAGGTTCAACAGGATCTATCGGCACATCTGCATTAGATGTCGTTTCAGCTCATCCCGAATATTTTAAAATCGTCGGTTTAACCGCAAATTATAATATCGAGCTTCTTGAGCAACAAATCAAAACGTTTCAACCTCGCATTGTAAGCGTCGCGACAAAAGAATTAGCAGACACGCTTCGTACGCGTATTTCAACCAACGTAAAAATTACATACGGAACAGATGGCTTAATTGCGGTAGCTACTCACCCTGATTCAAATCTTGTATTAAGTTCCGTCGTTGGTGTTTCAGGATTACTCCCAACAATTGAAGCATTAAAAGCGAAGAAAGATATTGCCATCGCTAATAAAGAAACGTTAGTGGCAGCTGGTCATATCGTAACTGAACTGGCCAAACAAAACGGATGTCGTTTAATTCCAGTCGATAGCGAACATTCAGCTATTTTCCAATGTTTAAACGGAGAAAATAACAGAGAAATTGACAAATTAATCGTTACAGCTTCTGGCGGTGCATTCCGTGATAAAACACGTGAAGAAATGAACACTTTACAAGCAAAAGATGCTTTAAAGCACCCAAACTGGTTAATGGGGGCAAAATTAACGATTGATTCTGCCACATTAATGAATAAAGGATTCGAAGTAATGGAAGCAAGATGGCTATTTGATATTCCTTATGAAAAAATTGATGTAATGATTCATACAGAAAGTATTATTCATTCTTTAGTAGAGTTTATTGATGGATCAGTTATAGCGCAGCTCGGTGCTCCTGATATGAGAATGCCGATTCAATATGCGTTTCACTACCCTACTCGGCTACCTTCTTCCTATGAAAAATTAAATTTATTAGAAATTGGTAGTTTACATTTTGAAAAACCAGATTTAGAGAAGTTCCCTTGTCTACAATACGCATATGAATGTGGCAAAATTGGTGGTACTACTCCTGCTGTATTAAACGCAGCAAATGAAATTGCGAATGCACTATTCTTAAAAAATGAAATTGCCTTTTTCGATATTGAAAAAACAATTTACAAAACAGTTGAAGCTCATCATAACGTAAACGATCCTTCACTAGATGCTATATTAGAAGCGGATCAATGGGCACGCCAATATGCACATCAATTGTTAATAAAAAAGAGCTAA
- a CDS encoding FtsX-like permease family protein — MIKSVRGLSLRFFKTNKFTAISSIVSVMLAISLIITMIVFSSHAKQSVINEVKNVYGDMDLSVGYNPDQNKLMDKSLLQNIKEQENVEYMSKVLVNHLQVNKLNTAIYTVGVQNDSLSKSRYHFSKNISNEEVTLNDGLAETLQVKVGEKIEIENKSYVVKEVLPDIEAGGSAPDILILSEGAVKQHVYEKTGKHNEATYLLIKAKENADVLALSSEIHKIDKELRIDIAEEDEFLKSNLASLHIFIIVLSTLILIITALLLVSNFEVFLYKYKSQFAIMRSMGATTKQLFKVIFIQCSVINFFGGIFGLLLAVISNRFLQSWLEHVFAFQINSISFDYEIAIVTVICSIYFIELFMIYPSYRSSKILPVKLMRENEESDFSNKKTRSIMGKFLLMSSIFLTVLGGFVANTGDTQGIVILIGTIFLVLGVYILFPIYLSSILIVCLPIMKKIFGRNTFVAIKNVIPQVRKNTFVILMISTMMVIVVFGSTIFKTMQKNNERYLKREFPTHIVVENRLNNDSTIPSSHIQNIFKEISSIKRASTISTNSLAELKQDEKYITFDYNLGDVKEMEKQGLLPEVPANLENSIIVTEELAGRYKLHVGDIVQLGLFSEQEQKVRPTSKVEIGLIVNELPNSPSVLMDWSNVTYKQDYTVFERAFISSNNEKETLEQLKELKGQYPQLKISSYTQSLKQSNLMFQQRWSIFIVVIVVILFSVTLGVCNTLINNIQSKRKEFAILRAITVKKKGIVQIILTQVNLYVLIGIVLGAVIGALLTYMVSIIDCTPLFFDFKLIVTVIAGMFGIVLIIFIPFANRIGKRDIVEELNKDNK, encoded by the coding sequence ATGATAAAATCAGTACGAGGATTAAGTTTACGCTTTTTTAAGACGAATAAATTCACTGCTATTTCCTCTATAGTTAGCGTTATGTTGGCTATTTCTTTAATTATTACGATGATTGTATTTTCGAGTCATGCGAAACAGTCTGTTATAAATGAAGTGAAAAATGTATACGGAGATATGGATTTATCCGTTGGATATAACCCTGATCAAAATAAATTGATGGATAAATCTTTACTACAAAATATTAAGGAACAAGAAAATGTTGAATACATGTCAAAAGTATTAGTAAATCATTTGCAAGTAAATAAATTGAATACAGCTATTTATACAGTAGGTGTTCAAAACGATTCATTATCTAAAAGTCGATATCACTTTTCTAAAAATATATCAAATGAAGAAGTAACATTAAATGATGGATTAGCAGAAACTTTACAAGTAAAAGTTGGGGAAAAGATTGAAATCGAAAATAAATCATATGTAGTAAAAGAAGTGTTGCCTGATATAGAAGCTGGAGGTTCAGCTCCAGATATACTTATTTTATCTGAAGGTGCGGTGAAACAGCACGTATATGAAAAAACGGGTAAACACAATGAAGCTACTTATTTGTTAATAAAAGCAAAAGAGAATGCAGATGTACTAGCATTGTCTAGTGAAATTCATAAAATAGACAAAGAATTAAGAATCGATATTGCGGAGGAAGACGAGTTTTTAAAAAGTAATTTAGCATCATTACATATTTTTATAATCGTTTTATCTACATTAATACTTATTATTACTGCGTTATTGTTGGTGTCTAATTTTGAAGTGTTTTTATATAAATATAAAAGTCAATTTGCTATTATGCGATCAATGGGAGCAACAACGAAACAACTGTTTAAAGTTATATTTATTCAATGTAGTGTAATCAATTTCTTTGGTGGAATATTTGGTTTGTTACTAGCTGTAATAAGTAACCGTTTTTTACAAAGTTGGCTAGAGCATGTATTTGCTTTTCAAATTAATTCAATAAGTTTTGACTATGAAATAGCAATTGTAACAGTGATTTGTAGTATCTATTTCATTGAATTGTTTATGATATATCCTTCATACAGAAGTTCGAAAATATTGCCAGTAAAGCTTATGCGGGAGAATGAAGAATCGGATTTTTCTAATAAAAAAACACGCAGTATTATGGGGAAATTCCTTTTAATGAGTAGCATCTTTTTAACTGTTTTAGGTGGATTTGTAGCAAATACGGGAGATACGCAGGGAATAGTGATATTAATAGGAACTATATTTCTGGTTTTAGGAGTGTATATTTTATTTCCTATTTATCTTTCTTCGATATTAATAGTATGTCTACCTATAATGAAAAAAATATTTGGAAGGAATACATTTGTTGCTATTAAAAATGTAATTCCGCAAGTGAGAAAAAATACATTTGTTATCTTAATGATAAGTACAATGATGGTGATAGTCGTCTTCGGTTCCACTATATTTAAAACGATGCAAAAAAATAATGAAAGATATTTAAAACGAGAATTTCCAACACATATTGTTGTAGAAAATCGTTTGAATAATGATTCAACAATTCCCTCATCTCATATACAAAATATATTTAAAGAAATAAGTAGTATAAAAAGAGCTAGTACGATTAGTACGAACTCACTGGCAGAATTAAAGCAAGATGAAAAATATATTACTTTTGACTATAATTTAGGTGATGTAAAGGAAATGGAAAAGCAAGGATTACTGCCAGAAGTACCTGCAAATTTGGAGAATAGTATAATTGTTACAGAAGAGTTAGCGGGGCGATATAAACTTCATGTAGGTGATATCGTTCAATTAGGGCTATTTTCAGAACAGGAACAAAAGGTTAGACCGACTAGTAAGGTAGAAATCGGATTAATTGTTAATGAGCTACCGAATTCGCCTTCGGTGCTTATGGATTGGAGTAATGTAACATATAAACAAGATTATACAGTTTTTGAGCGTGCATTTATTAGTTCAAATAATGAGAAAGAGACGTTGGAGCAATTAAAGGAATTGAAAGGTCAATATCCACAATTAAAAATAAGTAGTTATACTCAATCGTTAAAACAATCTAATTTAATGTTCCAGCAAAGGTGGTCCATTTTCATCGTTGTAATTGTAGTAATTTTGTTTAGTGTAACATTAGGGGTATGTAATACACTTATAAATAATATTCAATCTAAAAGAAAAGAGTTTGCTATTTTACGAGCAATAACAGTTAAGAAAAAAGGGATTGTACAAATTATTTTGACGCAAGTTAATTTATATGTACTTATTGGAATCGTACTAGGGGCTGTTATAGGAGCATTATTAACCTATATGGTAAGTATAATAGATTGTACACCTTTATTTTTTGATTTCAAACTTATCGTAACGGTAATAGCGGGGATGTTTGGAATAGTCCTTATTATTTTTATCCCTTTTGCTAATAGAATAGGAAAAAGGGATATTGTAGAAGAGTTAAATAAAGATAATAAATAA